In a single window of the Agrobacterium vitis genome:
- a CDS encoding amidohydrolase family protein, with the protein MAIDFVLRRARLPLLAQPLDIAFKAGRIVALEADFRCDAPQEDAAGRLVCAGLIETHLHLDKAGIIGRCRVCNGTLAEAVSETSKAKQAFTEEDVYARAADVVERAIVQGTTRIRTFVEIDPRAGFRSFSAIRKLKADYAHLVDIEICAFAQEGLTNEPETERMLEIALSQGADLIGGCPYTDPRPAEHISRIFTLAQRFDVPVDFHLDFDLDPSGSNLPTVITQTLARGYQGKVSVGHVTKLSAIPPDEVERVAKQLAEAGITVTVLPATDLFLTGRDIDHLCPRGIAPAHLLARQGVNVTISTNNVLNPFTPFGDVSLMRMANLYANVAQLATPDDLNKVFEMITRYPARLMGLDEQLKVGAAADLVLFDAVSGAEAVATIAPAMAGWKCGMKTFERKPPQLYR; encoded by the coding sequence ATGGCGATTGATTTCGTGTTGCGCCGCGCCAGGCTGCCATTGTTGGCGCAGCCGCTGGACATCGCCTTCAAGGCGGGGCGAATCGTTGCGCTGGAAGCGGATTTTCGTTGCGATGCGCCGCAGGAGGATGCGGCAGGCCGGTTGGTCTGCGCCGGGTTGATTGAAACCCATCTTCATCTCGACAAGGCAGGGATCATCGGGCGCTGCCGGGTGTGTAACGGAACGCTGGCGGAAGCCGTGTCGGAGACCTCGAAAGCCAAGCAGGCCTTTACCGAGGAAGATGTCTATGCCCGCGCCGCCGATGTCGTGGAACGGGCCATCGTCCAAGGCACGACCCGGATCAGGACCTTCGTGGAAATCGATCCGCGCGCCGGTTTCCGGTCGTTTTCGGCGATCCGCAAGCTGAAGGCAGATTACGCCCATCTGGTCGATATCGAAATCTGCGCCTTTGCCCAGGAAGGGTTGACCAATGAGCCGGAAACCGAGCGGATGCTGGAAATCGCCTTGTCGCAAGGAGCCGATCTGATTGGTGGTTGCCCTTACACGGACCCTCGGCCCGCCGAGCATATTTCTCGCATTTTCACACTGGCCCAGCGCTTCGATGTGCCTGTTGATTTCCATCTCGATTTCGATCTCGATCCTTCCGGGTCCAACCTGCCGACGGTCATTACTCAGACGTTGGCGCGGGGTTACCAAGGCAAGGTGTCCGTTGGCCATGTCACCAAGCTTTCTGCAATTCCTCCCGATGAGGTGGAGCGTGTGGCAAAGCAATTGGCCGAGGCGGGGATTACGGTGACGGTGCTGCCTGCTACCGATTTGTTTCTGACCGGCCGGGATATCGATCATCTTTGCCCAAGGGGCATTGCTCCGGCACATCTTCTGGCCCGCCAGGGGGTGAATGTCACTATCTCGACCAATAATGTCCTTAACCCGTTTACGCCGTTTGGCGACGTCTCGCTGATGCGCATGGCCAATCTCTACGCTAATGTTGCCCAACTGGCGACGCCTGATGATCTGAACAAGGTCTTCGAGATGATCACCCGCTATCCGGCCCGGCTGATGGGGCTGGATGAACAGCTGAAGGTCGGGGCTGCCGCGGATCTCGTCCTGTTTGATGCCGTCTCCGGTGCCGAGGCCGTGGCAACGATTGCGCCTGCGATGGCGGGCTGGAAATGCGGGATGAAGACGTTCGAGCGCAAGCCGCCGCAGCTCTACCGGTGA
- a CDS encoding amidohydrolase — translation MSATLVVFNARNGLGEPVDIVIAGHAIAAIGPAVGEGVSTEKPRIDARGGLVLPGLVDGHVHLDKTLIGMPFIPHIPGGSVAERIRAEKALRRSLPLPVEVRGGKLLEKMAAYGTVACRSHADIDTEVGLAGLEAILSLKQSHGHLVDIQTVAFPQSGVLADPGTADLLEQAVKAGADLIGGLDPAGIDDDITGHLNAIFAIAGRYGVGVDLHLHDPGPLGAFEIRQIAKRALAHGLQGKCAVSHAYCLGALDDMDFGRTAEALARADVAIMTIGPGDTSMPPIKRLKAAGVRVFSGNDNIRDAWSPLGNGDLLERASILCDRQNFRADADLEHAFALVSTLSAEVLGRSSAALGKGSPADFIILPVASIAEAVAVRPMERMVFKAGVLIASNGNLVAS, via the coding sequence ATGAGCGCCACCCTCGTCGTTTTCAATGCCCGCAATGGTCTCGGTGAGCCGGTCGATATCGTTATTGCTGGCCATGCCATTGCCGCGATCGGTCCAGCCGTGGGTGAGGGCGTTTCAACGGAAAAGCCGCGCATCGATGCGCGCGGCGGTCTGGTCCTGCCGGGCCTGGTCGATGGTCATGTACATCTCGACAAGACGCTGATCGGCATGCCGTTCATTCCCCATATTCCCGGTGGCTCGGTCGCCGAGCGAATCCGGGCAGAAAAGGCGCTCCGCCGCTCCTTGCCCTTGCCAGTCGAAGTACGCGGCGGCAAGCTGCTGGAAAAAATGGCCGCCTATGGCACCGTCGCCTGCCGCAGTCATGCCGATATCGATACGGAAGTCGGGTTGGCCGGGCTGGAAGCCATATTGTCCCTCAAGCAAAGCCATGGTCATCTGGTCGATATTCAGACGGTGGCGTTTCCACAGTCCGGCGTCTTGGCCGATCCCGGCACTGCCGATCTGCTGGAGCAGGCGGTCAAGGCGGGTGCGGACCTGATCGGTGGTCTCGACCCGGCTGGAATAGACGATGACATTACTGGCCACCTCAACGCAATTTTTGCCATCGCCGGGCGTTACGGCGTCGGAGTGGATCTGCATCTGCACGATCCGGGTCCGCTTGGCGCTTTCGAAATCCGTCAGATCGCCAAACGGGCTTTAGCGCATGGTCTTCAGGGTAAATGCGCCGTCAGCCATGCCTATTGCCTGGGCGCGCTGGACGATATGGATTTCGGGCGCACAGCGGAAGCGCTGGCACGCGCCGATGTGGCGATCATGACCATCGGTCCTGGCGATACCAGTATGCCGCCGATCAAGCGGCTGAAGGCTGCGGGCGTGCGGGTATTTTCCGGCAATGACAATATCCGCGATGCCTGGTCGCCGCTTGGCAATGGCGATCTTTTGGAGCGGGCGAGCATTCTCTGCGACCGGCAGAATTTTCGCGCCGATGCCGATCTTGAACATGCCTTCGCGCTGGTCAGTACCCTTTCGGCTGAGGTTTTAGGACGCAGCAGTGCGGCACTCGGCAAAGGGAGCCCAGCCGATTTCATTATCTTGCCGGTCGCCTCCATTGCCGAAGCCGTGGCGGTGCGTCCGATGGAGCGCATGGTGTTCAAGGCGGGTGTACTGATTGCCAGCAACGGTAATCTCGTCGCCTCGTGA
- a CDS encoding gamma-glutamyltransferase family protein: protein MVTSPHPLASAAGLAVLERGGTAAEAAIAMASTIAVVYPHFCGLGGDSVWIMADRQGRQTCFIGIGQAAEKLPDFTGDSIPLRGPLSTLTTAATVDAWEAVHRYSGEYWGGKQLFGDLLQDAIHHAHQGFPVSRSQGFWLDMRKDVLGDWSGFINLFFNNGRPFAPGEIFRQPELARSLEDIASHGARSFYQGTLAQRIAEGLRAAGSPITLADLAATHTRQVEPARLSYRGLELLAPPPPTQGISTLTIMGILQHFDLSALTPGSAQHLHLVVEAVKQAFLTRDQIADPDFSDQPVQQWLSAEQLQKAARAINPDRALAWPHPYRTGDTVFFGATDAAGQSVSTLQSTYFDWGSGVVVGDTGILWQNRGAAFSLDPQSPNCLQPGKRPFYTLNPGLALRDGEPALIYGTQGADGQPQTLAMLLTRLIDYAQPPAQALAGPRFLLGKTFSDSRDSLKIEEDCGQAVLDTLADLGHQLAPIEPQSPIAGQAGVITIAPDGSLAGVHDPRGEGVALIAY, encoded by the coding sequence ATGGTCACCAGCCCGCATCCGCTGGCAAGCGCCGCCGGATTGGCCGTTCTGGAGCGCGGCGGCACGGCAGCGGAAGCGGCCATCGCCATGGCCAGCACCATTGCCGTCGTCTACCCGCATTTCTGCGGCCTGGGCGGCGACTCGGTCTGGATTATGGCCGATAGGCAGGGCCGCCAGACCTGTTTTATTGGAATCGGTCAAGCAGCGGAAAAACTGCCTGATTTTACCGGCGACAGTATTCCGCTGCGCGGTCCGCTTTCAACCCTGACCACCGCCGCCACCGTCGATGCCTGGGAGGCCGTTCACCGCTATTCGGGGGAGTATTGGGGTGGAAAACAGCTGTTCGGCGATCTGTTGCAGGATGCCATTCATCATGCGCATCAGGGGTTTCCGGTTAGTCGCTCGCAAGGCTTCTGGCTCGATATGCGCAAGGACGTGCTTGGCGATTGGTCAGGCTTCATCAACCTGTTTTTCAACAATGGACGACCCTTTGCTCCGGGAGAGATCTTTCGCCAGCCAGAGCTTGCCCGCTCCCTGGAGGATATTGCCAGCCATGGCGCGCGCAGTTTTTACCAAGGCACGCTTGCCCAGCGCATCGCCGAGGGGCTTCGGGCTGCCGGCTCGCCAATCACCCTTGCCGATCTGGCAGCAACACACACGCGGCAGGTGGAACCGGCGCGCCTATCCTATCGCGGGCTGGAGCTTCTCGCGCCACCGCCGCCGACACAAGGGATATCCACTCTTACGATCATGGGCATTCTCCAGCATTTCGACCTTTCCGCCCTCACCCCTGGCAGTGCGCAGCATCTTCATCTGGTCGTCGAGGCGGTGAAACAAGCTTTCCTGACCCGCGACCAGATCGCCGATCCGGATTTTTCCGATCAACCCGTGCAGCAATGGCTGTCGGCAGAACAATTGCAAAAGGCCGCCAGGGCCATCAATCCAGACCGGGCGCTGGCCTGGCCTCATCCCTACCGAACAGGGGACACGGTGTTCTTCGGCGCAACTGACGCTGCGGGCCAAAGCGTCAGCACGTTGCAAAGCACTTATTTCGACTGGGGCAGCGGCGTTGTCGTCGGCGATACCGGCATTCTCTGGCAAAACCGAGGTGCGGCCTTCTCCCTCGATCCACAAAGCCCCAATTGCCTGCAACCGGGCAAAAGACCGTTCTACACCCTCAACCCCGGACTTGCCCTGCGCGACGGCGAACCGGCGCTGATCTACGGCACCCAGGGTGCGGACGGCCAGCCACAGACCCTGGCCATGCTGCTGACACGGCTGATCGATTATGCCCAGCCTCCTGCCCAGGCGCTGGCCGGACCACGATTTCTCCTGGGAAAAACGTTTTCCGACAGCCGCGACAGTTTGAAAATTGAGGAAGACTGCGGCCAGGCCGTGCTCGATACGCTGGCCGATCTCGGCCATCAGCTCGCACCCATTGAGCCGCAAAGTCCAATCGCGGGCCAGGCAGGTGTCATCACCATCGCCCCGGATGGCAGTCTGGCAGGCGTTCACGACCCACGTGGCGAGGGTGTGGCGCTCATCGCGTATTGA
- the uvrB gene encoding excinuclease ABC subunit UvrB translates to MARSPKKSPVRNNDNPSQDEAGVPYAGGFEEAPQAAFEGAPLSGSVADWVKQLEAEAEAGGIESQRELASKAGKHRKKIEIEARRHAEKIALEKSTGSKTGADPVKAGRTAKAKSEDGGSAMRTSRGVSIGASSDPATRAAAGLNPVSGMDTSLEEAQSLAPGAVTATVEALSALIESGNPLFKGGKIWAPHRPARPEKSEGGIPIRMVSDYQPAGDQPTAIKDLVEGIDAGERSQVLLGVTGSGKTFTMAKVIEATQRPAVILAPNKTLAAQLYSEFKHFFPDNAVEYFVSYYDYYQPEAYVPRSDTFIEKESSINEQIDRMRHAATRAILERDDCIIVASVSCIYGIGSVETYTAMTFQMSVGDRIDQRQLLADLVAQQYKRQDINFVRGSFRVRGDTIEIFPAHLEDAAWRISMFGDEIDAITEFDPLTGHKTGDMKSVKIYANSHYVTPRPTLNGAIKAIKEELKQRLAELEKGGRLLEAQRLEQRTRYDIEMMEATGSCAGIENYSRYLTGRAPGEPPPTLFEYIPDNALLFIDESHVSVSQIGGMYRGDFRRKATLAEYGFRLPSCMDNRPLRFEEWDAMRPPTVAVSATPGSWELEQSGGVFAEQVIRPTGLIDPPVEVRSAKTQVDDVLGEIKETSLKGYRTLVTVLTKRMAEDLTEYLHEQGVRVRYMHSDIDTLERIEILRDLRLGAFDVLVGINLLREGLDIPECGFVAILDADKEGFLRSETSLIQTIGRAARNVDGKVILYADQITGSMRRAMDETSRRREKQVAYNLEHGITPESVKAKISDILDSVYERDHVRADISGASGKGFAAGGHLVGNNLQAHLSALEKQMRDAAADLDFETAARLRDEIKRLKEVELASMGDPGEKAAARAQEQAGSGQSAGVAADNSSDIGSYFAKPSLDDMGPGTDTAKPLFRKNSLDEMTVGRTEKPIPGKLPEKPGPKSGDAKTDDPRPIIRAKSGAGSYEDAGDQKRKTRTKGKTGKPGR, encoded by the coding sequence ATGGCCAGATCTCCGAAAAAATCTCCCGTCCGTAACAATGATAACCCATCGCAGGATGAGGCAGGGGTGCCTTACGCTGGTGGGTTTGAAGAGGCGCCACAGGCTGCTTTCGAAGGAGCGCCCTTGAGCGGAAGTGTCGCGGACTGGGTGAAGCAGCTGGAAGCCGAAGCGGAAGCCGGAGGCATCGAAAGCCAACGGGAACTCGCCTCCAAGGCTGGCAAGCACCGTAAGAAGATCGAGATCGAAGCGCGCAGACATGCCGAAAAGATAGCGCTTGAGAAAAGCACGGGCAGCAAGACCGGGGCCGACCCCGTAAAGGCCGGTCGCACCGCCAAGGCCAAGAGCGAAGACGGCGGCAGCGCCATGCGCACCTCCCGAGGTGTATCCATCGGCGCATCTTCCGATCCGGCCACGCGCGCGGCTGCCGGTCTTAACCCGGTGTCTGGCATGGATACGTCGCTGGAAGAGGCGCAAAGCCTTGCCCCAGGCGCTGTGACGGCGACCGTGGAGGCGCTGTCGGCGCTGATCGAAAGCGGCAATCCACTTTTCAAGGGTGGCAAGATCTGGGCGCCACATCGCCCGGCCAGGCCGGAAAAGTCCGAGGGGGGAATCCCGATCCGCATGGTGTCGGACTACCAACCGGCGGGCGACCAGCCAACGGCGATCAAGGATCTGGTGGAAGGCATCGATGCCGGGGAGCGCAGTCAGGTCCTGCTCGGCGTGACCGGTTCCGGCAAGACCTTCACCATGGCCAAGGTGATCGAGGCGACTCAGCGGCCAGCAGTGATTCTGGCGCCGAACAAGACGCTGGCGGCCCAGCTCTATTCGGAATTCAAACATTTTTTTCCCGACAATGCGGTGGAATATTTCGTTTCCTACTACGATTACTACCAGCCGGAAGCCTATGTGCCGCGCTCGGATACGTTTATCGAGAAGGAAAGCTCGATCAACGAACAGATCGACCGTATGCGCCACGCCGCCACCCGCGCCATCCTTGAGCGGGACGATTGTATCATCGTCGCCTCGGTGTCCTGCATCTACGGTATCGGCTCGGTCGAAACCTATACGGCGATGACCTTCCAGATGTCGGTCGGCGACCGGATCGACCAGCGGCAATTGCTGGCCGACCTCGTGGCGCAGCAATACAAGCGGCAGGACATCAATTTCGTGCGCGGCTCTTTCCGGGTGCGGGGCGATACCATCGAAATCTTCCCCGCACACTTGGAGGATGCCGCCTGGCGCATTTCGATGTTCGGCGACGAAATCGATGCGATCACCGAATTCGATCCGCTGACTGGCCACAAGACCGGCGATATGAAATCGGTGAAGATCTATGCCAATTCGCACTATGTCACGCCGCGCCCGACGCTGAACGGGGCGATCAAGGCGATCAAGGAAGAGCTGAAGCAGCGGCTGGCCGAGCTGGAAAAGGGCGGGCGTCTGCTGGAGGCGCAAAGGTTGGAGCAGCGCACCCGCTACGATATCGAAATGATGGAAGCGACTGGCTCCTGTGCGGGCATTGAAAACTATTCCCGCTATCTGACAGGCCGTGCGCCGGGCGAGCCGCCGCCGACCCTGTTCGAATATATTCCCGATAACGCCTTGTTGTTTATCGATGAAAGCCATGTCTCCGTCAGTCAGATTGGCGGCATGTATCGTGGCGACTTCAGGCGTAAGGCGACGCTGGCCGAATACGGTTTCCGGCTGCCGTCCTGCATGGATAACCGGCCGCTGCGGTTTGAGGAATGGGACGCCATGCGTCCGCCAACCGTCGCGGTTTCGGCGACACCCGGCAGTTGGGAGCTTGAACAATCGGGCGGCGTGTTTGCCGAGCAGGTCATTCGCCCGACCGGCCTGATCGATCCGCCGGTCGAAGTGCGCTCCGCCAAGACCCAGGTCGATGACGTGCTGGGTGAGATCAAGGAAACCTCGCTGAAGGGCTACCGTACGCTGGTGACGGTGCTGACCAAGCGCATGGCCGAGGATCTGACGGAATATCTGCACGAGCAGGGCGTGCGGGTGCGCTATATGCATTCGGATATCGACACGCTGGAACGCATCGAAATCCTGCGCGATCTCAGGCTCGGCGCCTTCGACGTGCTGGTTGGTATCAACCTGCTGCGCGAAGGTCTGGACATTCCCGAATGCGGCTTCGTCGCCATTCTCGATGCCGACAAGGAAGGCTTCCTGCGCTCCGAGACTTCGCTGATCCAGACGATTGGCCGCGCGGCGCGTAATGTCGATGGCAAGGTCATTCTCTACGCCGACCAGATCACTGGCTCCATGCGGCGCGCCATGGACGAAACGTCGCGTCGCCGGGAAAAGCAGGTGGCTTACAATCTTGAACACGGCATCACGCCCGAATCGGTCAAGGCGAAGATTTCCGACATTCTCGATTCGGTCTACGAGCGTGACCATGTCCGCGCCGATATTTCCGGGGCGAGCGGCAAAGGCTTTGCCGCTGGTGGTCATCTGGTTGGCAACAATCTCCAGGCCCATCTTTCGGCGCTGGAAAAACAGATGCGGGATGCCGCCGCCGACCTCGATTTCGAAACCGCAGCTCGTTTGCGCGACGAAATCAAGCGTTTGAAGGAGGTCGAGCTGGCCAGCATGGGCGATCCCGGCGAAAAGGCAGCGGCCCGGGCGCAAGAGCAAGCCGGGTCCGGCCAGTCCGCTGGCGTTGCAGCAGACAATTCTAGTGACATCGGCTCCTATTTCGCCAAACCATCCCTGGATGACATGGGCCCCGGCACGGACACGGCCAAGCCGCTGTTTCGCAAGAACAGCCTGGATGAAATGACGGTCGGTCGGACGGAAAAACCTATTCCCGGCAAGCTTCCCGAAAAGCCCGGCCCGAAAAGCGGCGATGCCAAAACGGACGATCCCCGTCCGATCATCCGCGCCAAATCCGGGGCCGGTTCCTACGAAGATGCCGGAGATCAGAAACGCAAGACACGCACCAAGGGAAAAACCGGCAAACCTGGGCGGTAG
- a CDS encoding putative bifunctional diguanylate cyclase/phosphodiesterase: MALRGSGAAAVYNVMAGLSTSILLLAEVNDVSVVIGWMMALAAATLFRFLLSRHLQHRQYALSNPDDVLRLMCITALVQGAVWALLPIAVVDMDLLGRNASILVVVGGLVATAMFRQAGTSQVAFSYCIPMILAILWNFAIHGGIIATISTFNFMVLAIFMSHLLLKADRTFLDSEMAKLRSQAATQSLTIANEDIQHKNLRLEVLANGDPVTGLFNRIYFNGRLAGEIAAAKVGNREIGLLLVNVDRFKLLNDAFGHRGGDQFLAILGQRLKNAAGADAVTARISGDEFAILLRSGDVRQDCRALAETVIAASMIPIIVHGTQVTPGLSAGIAFFPDHAEDGDGLFTCASMALSDAKQDGRRQLREFDHQIKQRIDRQRRIEQDLPAALRDSSLETWFQPQINLATGKIVGFEALVRWFHPEFGAIAPPEIVNAAQAMQMCEALTGFVTENICRLLNRLKELGMPDTAVALNVSPREFALYDVSVMLDRMTAAYGVNRNLLEVEITEETILDPAVAGEQLTRLENSGYKLTVDDFGMGYSSLAYLISLKITRLKIDRSFVTGMSGSPKNKALVVALVGLGRALGVDIVAEGVETIADARTLTEIGCTIGQGYYFSRPMPADMLPKWLDSKKKQLSEKKSRRAVA; encoded by the coding sequence ATGGCATTGCGTGGCAGTGGAGCGGCGGCAGTTTACAATGTGATGGCTGGGCTATCCACGTCCATTCTACTTCTGGCCGAGGTGAATGACGTGAGCGTCGTTATCGGTTGGATGATGGCGCTGGCTGCCGCAACCCTATTCCGCTTCCTGTTGTCGCGCCATCTGCAGCACCGTCAATATGCCTTGTCCAATCCGGATGACGTGCTTCGGCTGATGTGCATCACGGCCTTGGTGCAAGGGGCTGTCTGGGCTCTGCTGCCGATAGCGGTGGTCGATATGGACTTGCTGGGCCGCAATGCGTCTATTCTGGTGGTTGTCGGTGGTCTGGTGGCGACAGCCATGTTCCGCCAGGCCGGCACCAGTCAGGTCGCCTTCAGCTACTGTATTCCGATGATTTTAGCGATATTGTGGAATTTCGCGATTCACGGCGGCATCATTGCGACCATCTCCACGTTTAATTTCATGGTATTGGCCATTTTCATGTCTCATCTGCTGTTGAAGGCAGACAGGACCTTTCTGGATAGCGAAATGGCCAAACTGAGGAGCCAGGCCGCGACTCAATCGCTGACCATTGCCAATGAAGATATTCAGCACAAGAATTTGCGGCTGGAAGTCTTGGCCAACGGCGATCCCGTGACGGGGCTGTTCAACAGGATCTATTTCAATGGACGGCTCGCAGGGGAAATCGCCGCCGCCAAAGTTGGAAACCGGGAAATTGGCCTGTTATTGGTCAATGTCGACCGGTTCAAGCTGCTCAACGATGCTTTTGGCCATCGCGGCGGAGACCAGTTCCTGGCGATCCTGGGGCAAAGGTTGAAAAATGCCGCTGGCGCTGATGCCGTCACAGCCCGGATCAGCGGCGATGAGTTTGCCATCCTGTTGCGGAGCGGCGATGTACGCCAGGATTGCCGGGCGCTGGCTGAGACCGTGATCGCCGCGTCGATGATTCCGATTATCGTGCATGGCACCCAGGTCACGCCCGGTCTGAGCGCCGGGATTGCGTTTTTTCCCGACCATGCGGAAGATGGCGACGGTCTGTTTACCTGCGCCAGCATGGCTTTGTCGGATGCCAAGCAGGACGGTCGCAGGCAATTGCGGGAATTCGATCATCAGATCAAACAGCGCATCGATCGCCAGCGCCGTATCGAGCAGGATCTGCCAGCGGCGCTTCGTGATTCTTCGCTCGAGACCTGGTTTCAGCCGCAGATCAATCTTGCCACCGGCAAGATTGTTGGCTTCGAGGCCCTGGTCCGCTGGTTTCATCCGGAGTTCGGGGCGATTGCTCCGCCTGAAATTGTCAACGCCGCCCAGGCCATGCAGATGTGTGAGGCGCTGACTGGTTTCGTGACGGAAAATATCTGCCGGCTGCTCAACAGGCTGAAAGAGCTTGGCATGCCGGATACGGCTGTTGCCTTGAACGTTTCACCGCGTGAATTTGCGCTCTATGACGTATCTGTCATGCTCGACCGGATGACCGCTGCCTATGGCGTCAATCGCAATCTCCTTGAAGTGGAGATTACCGAGGAAACCATTCTGGATCCGGCGGTCGCCGGTGAACAACTGACCCGGCTTGAAAACAGCGGCTACAAGCTGACGGTGGATGATTTCGGCATGGGCTATTCGTCCCTGGCCTATTTGATCAGCCTGAAGATCACCCGGTTGAAGATCGACCGCAGTTTCGTCACCGGTATGAGCGGTTCGCCAAAGAATAAGGCGCTGGTTGTCGCTCTGGTCGGTCTGGGCCGGGCCCTGGGCGTCGATATCGTGGCGGAGGGCGTGGAAACGATAGCGGATGCCAGGACATTGACCGAAATCGGCTGCACGATAGGCCAGGGCTATTATTTCTCCCGGCCCATGCCTGCGGATATGCTGCCCAAATGGCTCGATTCTAAAAAAAAGCAACTGAGTGAGAAAAAATCACGACGCGCTGTGGCCTGA
- a CDS encoding VOC family protein — MMQRNDQIDYIEFNVRDISASKQFYATAFRWSFTDYGPDYTEFSDGRLKGGLTTTAPVSATGGPLVILFANDLEKAVSSVESAGGTIIRPIFSFPGGRRFHFRDLDGYELAVWSDSL, encoded by the coding sequence ATGATGCAACGAAACGATCAAATTGATTATATCGAATTCAACGTGCGCGACATTTCGGCCTCAAAACAATTCTACGCCACGGCCTTTCGCTGGTCCTTTACCGATTACGGACCGGATTATACCGAATTTAGCGATGGCCGGCTGAAAGGTGGATTGACCACGACCGCTCCGGTTTCAGCGACCGGCGGGCCGCTGGTCATCCTGTTTGCCAATGATCTGGAAAAGGCCGTGAGCAGCGTTGAAAGCGCCGGCGGCACGATCATCCGCCCGATCTTTTCCTTTCCCGGCGGTCGGCGGTTCCACTTCCGCGACCTGGATGGCTATGAGCTGGCGGTCTGGTCGGACAGTCTCTAG
- the ccoP gene encoding cytochrome-c oxidase, cbb3-type subunit III has protein sequence MSDKHIDEISGVETTGHEWDGIRELNNPMPRWWVYTFYATIVWAIGYTVVYPAWPMLSTNTKGLFGYTNRAAVTAELAEAKAAQSVFTDKIAALPIKDILADKDLTEFATAGGAAAFKVNCTPCHGSGAAGGPGYPNLNDDDWLWGGSVDAIYTTLQHGIRYTSDPETRTSEMPAFADILKPEEIRQVSAYVVSLTGKPSNDALVAPGKQVFMDNCVACHGEKAEGNRDLGAPNLGDAIWLKVKGEQEIIQQVAHPKHGVMPGWSARLGDTTVKELTVYVHSLGGGE, from the coding sequence ATGTCTGACAAACACATTGATGAAATCAGCGGTGTCGAAACCACGGGCCATGAATGGGACGGCATCCGCGAGCTGAACAATCCTATGCCGCGCTGGTGGGTCTATACCTTCTACGCCACTATCGTCTGGGCGATTGGCTATACGGTGGTCTATCCGGCCTGGCCGATGCTCTCCACCAATACCAAGGGCCTGTTCGGTTATACCAACCGTGCCGCAGTCACCGCCGAGCTTGCAGAGGCCAAGGCGGCGCAATCGGTGTTCACCGACAAAATCGCGGCCCTGCCGATCAAGGATATCCTGGCCGACAAGGATCTGACCGAATTCGCCACCGCTGGCGGTGCTGCGGCCTTCAAGGTCAATTGCACCCCCTGTCATGGGTCTGGTGCGGCTGGCGGCCCCGGCTATCCAAACCTGAACGACGATGACTGGCTGTGGGGCGGCAGTGTGGATGCCATCTACACCACGCTGCAACACGGTATTCGCTACACGAGCGATCCGGAAACCCGGACGTCGGAAATGCCGGCCTTTGCCGATATCCTGAAGCCCGAGGAAATCCGCCAGGTCTCCGCCTATGTCGTCAGCCTGACGGGCAAGCCGTCCAACGACGCATTGGTTGCGCCCGGAAAGCAGGTGTTCATGGACAATTGCGTTGCCTGCCACGGTGAAAAGGCCGAGGGCAATCGCGATCTCGGTGCGCCCAATCTCGGCGATGCCATTTGGCTGAAGGTCAAAGGCGAGCAGGAGATCATCCAGCAGGTGGCTCATCCCAAGCATGGCGTCATGCCGGGATGGTCAGCGCGTCTAGGCGATACGACGGTCAAGGAACTGACTGTCTATGTCCACTCACTCGGCGGCGGCGAGTGA
- a CDS encoding cbb3-type cytochrome c oxidase subunit 3 → MEGTEIYTAMRHFADSWGMLAMLLFFAGAILFVFRPGAKERAEDAASIPLRED, encoded by the coding sequence ATGGAAGGAACCGAAATCTATACGGCCATGCGCCATTTCGCTGACAGCTGGGGCATGCTCGCCATGCTGCTGTTCTTCGCGGGCGCCATTCTCTTCGTCTTTCGTCCGGGCGCCAAAGAGCGGGCGGAAGATGCTGCCTCTATCCCCTTGCGGGAGGACTGA